One window from the genome of Toxotes jaculatrix isolate fToxJac2 chromosome 17, fToxJac2.pri, whole genome shotgun sequence encodes:
- the six4a gene encoding homeobox protein SIX4a: protein MSSSSAGEVTTANDIKRENVKEVDKRECIKFVALDAAELSMERTTPNTDAVRTELLVSAASSLAFSPEQVACVCEALQQGGNVDRLARFLWSLPQSDLLRGNESILKAQALVAFHQARYQELYSILENHSFSPSNHTFLQDLWYKARYTEAEKARGRPLGAVDKYRIRRKYPLPRTIWDGEETVYCFKERSRNALKDLYNQNRYPSPAEKRNLAKITGLSLTQVSNWFKNRRQRDRNPSEAQSKSESDGNHSTEDESSKGQEELSPRPLSNSSDGVITHGIQTGPLDSGVVIQQIGDIKMPPGSSSGGLYNGSLVTSNTSSTVFHNGGSSYLHTPGNILFNGLNLGIQPLAFNPLRPSGGVLLGNSGVDMQMQTGQEKGLGSSGEDSSLQYAPYSGCVNGAEVKLEGVHTMATQNGGSSVVTFSSSSGALQLGGYSLVQVPSGISDSDGSSLLNSDIGLPPLQLSSVSSASTIPQQGSMPLNNVAAVSSSSDNSFQQQDKLTMTSLHHSTVLYSMSNTGQPSIKKEPLEGGVYSSYHPGLHLDPSGQISYTTPNSEEAPSSQGPASTTEVPAVTSSSPEPEVYTTLTVSTPLMAQTDPSSHHLQTTEYLGGHEVRGPPPSHLMGSGMNSDYMNLSENKVDGPGSGGVNEMVRAMCGEMEAVEGKELAKLQTVQMDEDMADL, encoded by the exons atgtcttcttcttctgccgGAGAAGTCACAACAGCAAATGACATCAAGAGGGAAAATGTGAAGGAGGTGGATAAGCGGGAGTGCATCAAGTTTGTGGCGCTGGACGCGGCGGAGTTGTCCATGGAGCGCACGACTCCTAACACGGACGCGGTGCGCACGGAGCTGTTGGTGAGCGCCGCTTCCTCTCTGGCTTTCTCTCCGGAGCAAGTGGCGTGTGTGTGCGAGGCTTTGCAGCAGGGAGGCAATGTGGACCGGCTGGCCAGGTTCCTGTGGTCCCTGCCACAGAGTGACCTGCTACGCGGCAACGAAAGCATCCTAAAAGCCCAAGCCCTCGTTGCTTTCCACCAGGCACGATACCAGGAGCTGTATAGTATTTTGGAGAACCACAGTTTCAGTCCGTCCAACCACACCTTTCTGCAAGATCTGTGGTATAAGGCCCGGTACACCGAGGCGGAGAAGGCGCGGGGGAGACCCCTGGGCGCTGTGGACAAGTACCGGATCCGGAGAAAGTATCCTCTCCCCAGGACTATCTGGGACGGCGAGGAGACTGTGTATTGTTTTAAGGAGAGGTCTCGAAACGCGCTTAAGGATCTGTATAATCAGAATCGGTACCCCTCTCCTGCCGAGAAAAGAAATCTCGCCAAGATTACAGGACTCTCCTTGACCCAGGTCAGCAACTGGTTcaaaaacaggagacagagagacagaaacccGTCCGAGGCACAATCAAAAAG tgaatcTGATGGaaaccacagcacagaggaTGAGTCGAGTAAAGGCCAGGAGGAGCTGTCACCCCGGCCCCTCTCTAACTCCTCAGATGGGGTGATCACCCATGGGATTCAAACAGGGCCTCTGGACAGCGGGGTGGTCATCCAACAGATAGGGGACATCAAGATGCCCCCTGGGTCCAGCAGTGGCGGTCTCTACAATGGAAGTCTAGTAACCAGTAACACCTCTTCCACCGTGTTTCACAATGGTGGCTCGTCTTACCTCCACACACCTGGAAACATCCTCTTCAACGGGCTCAATTTGGGCATCCAGCCCTTGGCCTTCAACCCTCTGAGGCCTTCTGGAGGGGTATTGCTGGGGAACTCTGGAGTGGACATGCAGATGCAGACAGGGCAGGAGAAGGGACTGGGCAGCTCTGGTGAGGACTCGAGCCTGCAGTACGCCCCCTACTCTGGCTGTGTGAACGGAGCCGAGGTGAAGCTGGAGGGGGTTCACACCATGGCCACCCAGAACGGGGGCTCCTCTGTGGTGACTTTCAGCTCCTCGTCAGGTGCGCTGCAGCTGGGCGGCTACAGTCTAGTCCAGGTGCCGAGTGGAATCTCTGACAGTGATGGCAGCTCATTACTCAACAGTGACATAGGTCTTCCTCCCCTgcagctctcctctgtctcctctgcctcaACAATCCCACAACAAG GTTCCATGCCTCTGAACAATGTAGCAGCAGTGAGTTCCTCCAGTGACAACTCGttccagcagcaggacaaaCTGACCATGACGTCTCTGCACCACAGCACAGTCCTCTACAGCATGAGCAATACCGGCCAGCCGTCCATCAAGAAGGAGCCTCTGGAGGGAGGTGTCTACTCCTCATACCACCCCGGGCTTCACCTGGACCCCAGCGGTCAGATCAGCTACACCACGCCCAACTCAGAAGAGGCTCCCTCTAGCCAAGGTCCTGCCTCGACCACCGAGGTCCCTGCCGTTACTTCATCCAGCCCTGAGCCGGAGGTCTACACCACCCTCACCGTCAGCACGCCCCTGATGGCCCAAACGGACCCGAGCAGCCACCACCTCCAGACCACAGAGTACCTTGGGGGCCACGAAGTCCGGGGGCCTCCGCCCTCGCATCTGATGGGCTCCGGCATGAACAGCGACTACATGAACCTTTCAGAGAACAAGGTTGATGGCCCGGGCTCAGGAGGCGTGAATGAGATGGTACGGGCGATGTGTGGGGAGATGGAGGCTGTGGAGGGAAAGGAGCTAGCCAAACTACAGACAGTGCAGATGGATGAGGACATGGCTGACCTTTAA
- the LOC121197695 gene encoding homeobox protein six1b has product MSILPSFGFTQEQVACVCEVLQQGGNLERLGRFLWSLPACDHLHKNESVLKAKAVVAFHRGNFRELYKILESHQFSPHNHPKLQQLWLKAHYVEAEKLRGRPLGAVGKYRVRRKFPLPRTIWDGEETSYCFKEKSRGVLREWYTHNPYPSPREKRELAEATGLTTTQVSNWFKNRRQRDRAAEAKERENSENNNAGGNKQNQLSPLDGGKSLMSSSEDEFSPPQSPDQNSALLLQGNMNHPGASAYPMSGLGAPQPVHGMHGHPHQLQDSLLGPLTSSLVDLGS; this is encoded by the exons ATGTCTATATTACCGTCCTTCGGGTTTACGCAGGAGCAAGTGGCGTGCGTTTGCGAGGTGTTGCAGCAGGGTGGAAACCTGGAGAGGCTCGGCCGCTTCCTGTGGTCTCTACCCGCTTGCGATCACCTCCACAAGAACGAAAGCGTCCTCAAAGCCAAGGCGGTGGTGGCCTTTCACCGGGGGAACTTCAGAGAGCTCTACAAGATCTTGGAGAGCCACCAGTTTTCTCCGCACAACCACCccaagctgcagcagctctggcTGAAGGCGCACTACGTGGAGGCGGAGAAACTGCGCGGCCGGCCGCTCGGAGCTGTAGGGAAGTACCGGGTGCGGAGGAAATTCCCGCTGCCCCGCACAATATGGGACGGAGAAGAGACCAGCTACTGCTTTAAGGAGAAGTCCAGGGGAGTCCTGAGAGAGTGGTACACGCATAACCCTTACCCGTCCCCGCGGGAAAAGAGAGAGCTAGCCGAGGCCACAGGACTGACCACCACGCAGGTCAGCAACTGGTTCAAAAACAGacggcagagagacagagcggcAGAGGCGAAGGAGAG AGAgaacagtgaaaacaacaacGCAGGCGGCAACAAACAGAACCAGCTGTCCCCGCTGGATGGAGGAAAGTCTCTCATGTCCAGTTCGGAGGACGAGTTTTCTCCACCTCAGAGCCCCGACCAGAACTCAGCGCTTTTGCTCCAGGGCAACATGAACCACCCCGGGGCCTCCGCTTACCCCATGTCCGGCCTCGGGGCCCCACAGCCGGTGCACGGCATGCACGGACACCCGCACCAactgcaggactccttgttggGACCTCTAACCTCCAGTCTTGTGGATTTGGGCTCTTAA